One Roseburia rectibacter DNA window includes the following coding sequences:
- a CDS encoding GtrA family protein, producing the protein MNGIKNLWQNFADKHPGASKWVREGGLFVIVSNLITVFKYLMLLFLPLAFAGLPNVDFGFPGIDITLFGETFKWNIIGYDAAHGGLPYFCAYMVAMVIGECINFPIQRTFVFRSKGNIWYQAFWYLIAFCIVTCIVNSINCIWVAVAGMFVPDWLYNIGTTVLNGGVSMVVFFFVNKIIFPEGEAKA; encoded by the coding sequence ATGAATGGTATAAAAAATCTATGGCAGAACTTTGCAGATAAGCATCCCGGAGCCTCCAAATGGGTCCGGGAGGGCGGTCTGTTCGTGATCGTAAGTAACCTGATCACGGTATTCAAATATTTGATGTTATTGTTTCTGCCGCTCGCATTTGCAGGACTTCCAAATGTTGATTTTGGATTCCCGGGAATCGACATCACATTATTTGGAGAGACATTTAAATGGAACATTATCGGTTATGATGCCGCACACGGTGGACTTCCATATTTCTGTGCATACATGGTTGCCATGGTGATCGGAGAATGCATCAATTTCCCGATCCAGAGAACCTTCGTATTCCGGAGTAAGGGCAATATCTGGTATCAGGCATTCTGGTATCTGATCGCATTCTGTATCGTGACCTGTATTGTAAACTCCATTAACTGTATCTGGGTAGCAGTAGCCGGTATGTTCGTGCCGGACTGGCTCTACAATATCGGAACAACCGTATTAAACGGTGGAGTTTCAATGGTTGTATTTTTCTTTGTAAATAAGATCATTTTCCCGGAAGGGGAAGCGAAAGCATAA
- a CDS encoding TetR/AcrR family transcriptional regulator, producing MTKPVEGVSEKIIACAKEEFLKKGYSDASLRTIAAKAGTTTGSIYSRFQDKEGLFSAIVEPAADHLVQRFLHIQETFHGLEEEQQPKEMKHYVSSGMVEMIDYIYDNFEVFELLLDASYGTKFQDFVERLVEIETEYTYKYMDVIHYRTEDGEVITEDFIHIMTRALFESMFEVVRHKMTKEKALRYMDMLEKYHYGGWNAILKWE from the coding sequence GTGACAAAACCAGTAGAAGGAGTTTCAGAGAAAATCATAGCCTGTGCAAAGGAAGAATTTTTAAAAAAAGGTTATTCCGATGCATCCCTGCGGACGATCGCGGCAAAGGCAGGGACGACAACCGGATCGATCTATTCAAGGTTTCAAGATAAAGAAGGATTATTTTCTGCAATCGTAGAACCGGCAGCAGATCATCTGGTGCAGAGATTTCTGCATATACAGGAGACATTTCACGGGCTTGAGGAAGAACAGCAGCCGAAAGAGATGAAGCATTATGTGTCATCCGGCATGGTGGAGATGATCGATTATATTTATGACAATTTTGAAGTGTTTGAGCTTTTGCTGGATGCTTCCTACGGAACAAAGTTTCAGGATTTTGTGGAACGGCTTGTCGAGATCGAGACAGAATATACTTATAAGTATATGGACGTCATTCATTACCGGACGGAAGATGGCGAGGTGATCACCGAGGATTTTATCCATATCATGACGAGGGCATTATTTGAGAGTATGTTTGAGGTGGTACGCCATAAAATGACGAAGGAGAAGGCACTCCGTTATATGGATATGCTGGAAAAATACCATTATGGAGGCTGGAATGCAATTCTGAAATGGGAGTAA
- a CDS encoding flavin reductase family protein, which produces MHTFQPITADMIEFDPFTKIGKEWALLTAGSKDKANTMTISWGGVGVLWGKNVAFVFVRDSRYTKELIDKNEFFSLSFLSEKYRDALNYCGSHSGRDEEDKISAAGLTLTSRHSIPFIDEGNMVLLCEKMSATRLTEDSFLMPEIAKKWYTDHDMHTMYIAEIIDILAR; this is translated from the coding sequence ATGCATACATTTCAGCCTATAACAGCAGATATGATAGAATTCGATCCATTTACAAAGATTGGCAAAGAATGGGCTCTGCTCACCGCAGGTTCTAAGGATAAAGCAAACACCATGACCATAAGCTGGGGCGGTGTCGGTGTCTTATGGGGTAAAAACGTCGCTTTCGTATTTGTCCGTGATTCCAGATACACCAAGGAACTAATCGATAAAAACGAATTTTTTTCCTTAAGTTTCCTGTCTGAAAAATACCGTGACGCATTAAATTACTGTGGAAGCCACTCCGGTCGTGATGAAGAAGACAAAATCTCTGCTGCCGGATTAACACTTACTTCCCGTCACAGTATTCCATTCATCGACGAGGGAAATATGGTCCTGTTATGTGAGAAAATGTCTGCGACAAGATTGACGGAAGATTCTTTCCTGATGCCGGAAATCGCAAAAAAATGGTACACAGATCATGACATGCACACAATGTATATTGCGGAGATCATTGATATTCTGGCAAGATAA
- a CDS encoding SDR family NAD(P)-dependent oxidoreductase, producing the protein MNFSSVEGKVAIVTGASRGIGESIAEIFGENGMKVVCAAIPVDGALSAGHQN; encoded by the coding sequence GTGAATTTTTCAAGTGTAGAAGGAAAAGTAGCAATTGTAACAGGTGCAAGCAGAGGTATTGGGGAGTCAATTGCAGAAATTTTTGGTGAAAACGGAATGAAAGTAGTCTGTGCAGCCATTCCGGTAGATGGAGCATTGTCAGCAGGACATCAGAACTAA
- a CDS encoding ABC transporter ATP-binding protein: MESDAKLKKQSSLARLFEYAGNYKYLTILSWIFSVVSAWIALVPFYYIWKVIKEVLEVAPHYENAGNIADYGWHAVGFAILSMALYICGLMCSHLSAFHVQANIRSQLMHHIMTLPMGFMDSDGSGKFRKIVNESSEATETYLAHQLPDQAGAIATPVGLLVLLLMFDWRLGLLSLIPVAAAFLIMGSMTGQRMKDKMTEYQNALEEMSSEAVEYVRGIPVVKTFGQTVFSFKRFQYSIEKYEKWTIAYTKELRLPMTFYTMIINAAFAVLIAVTFYVVSRGGENDTFLLNLLFYIIITPIITVTLNKIMYASENQMIVEDALKRIDGILEKKPLAEAAEKAAPKDMSITFDHVSFRYEDAAKNALHNINLEIREGEHVAFVGPSGGGKSTLASLIARFFDTTEGQIKIGGVNVRDIPSEQLMNMVSFVFQDSKLLKMSIYDNVRIGRKDATREEVMEALKNAQCEDIIGKLPDGIDTVIGAKGTYVSGGEAQRLSIARAMLKNAPVLILDEATAFADPDNEAKVQQAFSKLSEGKTVIMIAHRLSSVVDADRICVLKDGEIVESGTHKELTEMTGLYAHMWNEYNKSVRWKVGE, translated from the coding sequence ATGGAAAGTGATGCGAAGTTAAAAAAACAAAGTTCTTTGGCAAGGCTTTTTGAATATGCCGGGAATTATAAATATCTGACGATCCTGTCGTGGATATTTTCTGTGGTCAGTGCATGGATTGCACTGGTGCCGTTTTATTATATCTGGAAAGTGATAAAAGAAGTTTTAGAGGTGGCGCCTCATTATGAAAATGCAGGAAATATTGCAGATTATGGATGGCATGCAGTAGGATTTGCAATTTTATCGATGGCGCTTTACATTTGCGGGCTGATGTGTTCCCATTTGTCAGCATTTCATGTGCAGGCGAATATCCGTTCACAGTTGATGCACCATATTATGACACTGCCGATGGGATTTATGGACAGTGACGGAAGTGGTAAGTTCCGCAAGATCGTTAACGAGTCAAGTGAGGCAACAGAGACATATCTTGCACACCAGCTGCCAGATCAGGCAGGCGCGATCGCAACGCCGGTGGGACTTTTAGTACTGCTTCTGATGTTTGACTGGAGGCTTGGACTGTTGAGTCTGATCCCGGTGGCAGCGGCATTTTTAATTATGGGAAGCATGACCGGGCAGCGGATGAAGGATAAAATGACAGAGTATCAGAATGCGCTCGAAGAAATGTCGAGTGAGGCAGTTGAATATGTCCGTGGCATTCCGGTCGTAAAGACATTTGGTCAGACGGTATTTTCGTTCAAACGATTCCAGTATTCCATCGAAAAGTACGAGAAATGGACGATCGCTTATACAAAAGAACTGAGACTTCCGATGACGTTTTATACCATGATCATCAACGCAGCATTTGCTGTTTTGATTGCAGTTACTTTTTATGTGGTCAGCAGGGGCGGAGAAAATGACACGTTTTTATTAAATCTGCTGTTTTATATTATCATCACACCGATCATTACGGTTACATTAAATAAGATCATGTACGCAAGTGAAAATCAGATGATCGTAGAGGATGCGTTAAAGCGGATCGATGGTATTTTAGAAAAGAAACCACTGGCAGAAGCAGCAGAAAAAGCAGCTCCAAAAGATATGTCGATTACGTTTGACCACGTATCTTTCCGCTATGAGGATGCCGCAAAAAATGCCTTACATAACATCAACCTGGAAATCAGAGAGGGCGAACACGTTGCGTTTGTCGGACCGTCCGGTGGTGGAAAATCAACGCTTGCAAGCCTGATCGCGCGATTCTTTGACACGACAGAGGGACAGATCAAAATCGGCGGCGTAAATGTAAGGGACATTCCGTCGGAACAGCTTATGAACATGGTATCATTTGTATTCCAGGATAGTAAACTTTTGAAAATGTCCATTTATGACAATGTACGCATAGGCAGGAAAGATGCGACAAGAGAGGAAGTTATGGAAGCCTTGAAAAATGCACAGTGTGAGGATATTATCGGGAAACTTCCGGATGGAATTGACACTGTGATCGGGGCAAAAGGAACTTATGTATCCGGTGGTGAGGCACAGCGGCTTTCGATTGCAAGGGCAATGTTAAAAAATGCGCCGGTTCTGATCTTAGATGAGGCAACTGCATTTGCTGATCCGGATAATGAAGCGAAAGTACAGCAGGCATTTTCAAAATTATCTGAAGGAAAAACAGTGATCATGATCGCACACCGTTTATCTTCGGTTGTGGATGCCGACCGGATCTGTGTGTTAAAAGATGGAGAGATCGTTGAGTCAGGAACACATAAAGAACTGACAGAGATGACGGGGCTGTATGCGCATATGTGGAACGAATACAATAAATCTGTTCGTTGGAAAGTGGGGGAATAA
- a CDS encoding branched-chain amino acid aminotransferase translates to MDIRFEKREHLKEKPDQKHLGFGKYMTDYMFVMDWTKEEGWKDARIVPEGPITMDPACVTLHYAQETFEGMKAYRTAEGKIQLFRPEMNAKRMINSNARLCMPEFPVDMFVEAVKALVKVEEDWVPSEPETSLYIRPFMFATEAALGVHMASAYKFMIICCPVGAYYAEGINPVKILVEDELVRAVKGGTGFTKCGGNYAGSILGQVKAEKMGYSQVLWLDGEHRKYVEEVGTMNIMFKIAGEIYTAPIEGTVLPGVTRDSMIHLLRDWGYKVNETRLSVDDLMKAGHDGTLEEVFGTGTAAVISPVGELRYKDDVVTVNDFKIGELTQKLYDTLTGIQWGKLPDKYGWTVEVK, encoded by the coding sequence ATGGATATCAGATTTGAAAAAAGAGAACATTTAAAGGAGAAACCGGATCAGAAACATCTTGGATTCGGAAAATATATGACAGACTATATGTTTGTTATGGACTGGACAAAAGAAGAGGGCTGGAAAGATGCAAGAATCGTTCCGGAAGGACCGATTACCATGGATCCTGCATGTGTAACTTTACATTACGCACAGGAAACATTTGAGGGCATGAAAGCATACCGTACAGCAGAGGGCAAGATCCAGTTATTCCGTCCGGAAATGAACGCAAAGAGAATGATTAATTCCAACGCAAGACTCTGCATGCCGGAGTTCCCGGTTGATATGTTTGTGGAGGCAGTAAAAGCACTGGTAAAAGTTGAAGAGGACTGGGTTCCGTCAGAACCTGAGACATCTCTTTACATCCGTCCATTTATGTTTGCAACAGAAGCCGCACTTGGTGTACATATGGCATCTGCTTATAAGTTTATGATTATCTGCTGCCCGGTTGGCGCATATTATGCAGAGGGAATCAACCCGGTTAAGATCTTAGTCGAGGACGAGCTGGTTCGTGCCGTAAAAGGTGGTACCGGATTTACAAAATGCGGTGGTAACTACGCAGGTTCCATTTTAGGACAGGTCAAAGCAGAGAAAATGGGATATTCTCAGGTACTCTGGTTAGACGGCGAGCATCGTAAATATGTAGAGGAAGTTGGAACCATGAACATCATGTTCAAGATCGCTGGCGAGATCTACACAGCACCGATTGAGGGAACTGTTCTTCCGGGTGTAACAAGAGATTCCATGATCCATCTGTTAAGAGACTGGGGTTATAAAGTAAATGAGACCAGACTTTCCGTAGACGATCTGATGAAAGCCGGACATGACGGCACACTTGAGGAAGTATTTGGAACAGGTACAGCAGCAGTTATCTCTCCTGTCGGAGAACTCCGCTACAAAGATGATGTTGTAACGGTCAACGATTTCAAGATCGGAGAGCTGACACAGAAATTATATGATACCTTAACCGGAATCCAGTGGGGCAAACTGCCTGATAAATACGGCTGGACAGTAGAGGTAAAATAA
- a CDS encoding ABC transporter ATP-binding protein: MSFKEKIQHKYALSDQGAKDMIKAFISVTISDIVLMFPVGMLYFLVKDYMEGTLSGRGSFYIAGCIISLALIAATTYIQYNATFFATYVESGVRRITLAEKLRKIPLSFFGKKDLSDLTSTIMADCATMETVSSHVIPELIGACISTALVALSLFFFDWRMALAALWVLPVSFLIVGCSGKVQNGLSRKQMKLKMECADGIQEGLETVRDLKANNAQSEYMKGLDRKIRAVEKHAIVTELGMAVFVASAQMILKLGIATVALTGGVLLAKGSIDVLTFFMFLLVVSRIYDPMQISLQNLAAMINANIQSERLDEILSHEIQTGSTKLDHDGYDIVFSHVGFSYDKKEAVLEDVTFTAKQGEVTALIGPSGGGKTTVSRLAARFWDIEKGKITVGGMDISKIDPETLMSLYSIVFQDVTLFNNTIMENIRIGRQDATDEEVIAAAKLAHCDEFAEKLPDGWKTMIGENGSELSGGERQRISIARAFLKNAPVILLDEATASLDVDNETLIQEALSRLIQNKTVLIIAHRMRTVANADKIVVLKDGVVAEEGTPDELFQKQGIYHHMVETQMQAAGWVL, from the coding sequence ATGTCATTCAAAGAAAAAATACAACATAAATACGCACTTTCAGATCAGGGTGCAAAGGATATGATAAAAGCATTTATTTCTGTCACGATATCAGATATTGTCCTGATGTTTCCGGTGGGGATGCTTTATTTTCTGGTAAAGGACTATATGGAGGGAACATTAAGTGGAAGAGGCAGTTTTTATATTGCAGGCTGTATCATTAGTCTGGCACTGATCGCAGCTACTACCTATATCCAGTACAATGCAACTTTTTTTGCAACTTATGTGGAGAGCGGTGTGAGACGTATCACTCTTGCGGAAAAATTAAGAAAAATTCCACTTTCTTTTTTCGGGAAAAAAGATCTTTCGGATCTGACTAGTACGATCATGGCAGACTGTGCAACCATGGAGACGGTTTCCTCCCATGTGATTCCGGAGCTGATCGGAGCATGTATTTCCACGGCACTTGTGGCATTAAGTCTCTTTTTCTTTGACTGGAGAATGGCACTTGCAGCACTCTGGGTACTTCCTGTTTCCTTCCTGATCGTTGGATGTTCCGGGAAGGTTCAAAACGGCCTGAGCAGAAAACAGATGAAACTGAAAATGGAATGTGCCGATGGGATTCAGGAAGGACTTGAGACAGTCCGTGATCTTAAGGCAAATAATGCGCAGAGCGAATATATGAAAGGACTCGACAGAAAGATCAGAGCAGTTGAAAAACATGCGATTGTGACAGAGCTCGGAATGGCTGTATTTGTGGCAAGTGCCCAGATGATATTAAAACTTGGGATTGCAACAGTTGCCCTGACGGGAGGTGTACTTCTTGCAAAGGGGAGCATTGACGTTTTGACATTTTTCATGTTTTTACTGGTTGTATCGAGAATTTATGATCCAATGCAGATTTCCCTGCAGAATTTAGCTGCGATGATCAATGCAAATATACAGAGTGAGCGTCTGGATGAGATTTTATCCCATGAGATCCAGACGGGAAGCACAAAACTCGATCATGACGGATATGATATTGTATTTTCCCATGTGGGGTTCTCATATGATAAAAAAGAAGCTGTCTTAGAGGATGTCACATTTACAGCAAAACAGGGAGAGGTAACAGCACTGATCGGACCGTCCGGTGGCGGAAAAACGACGGTATCAAGACTGGCTGCGAGATTCTGGGATATTGAAAAAGGAAAGATCACAGTAGGCGGTATGGATATCTCTAAGATCGATCCGGAAACACTGATGTCGTTGTATTCCATCGTATTTCAGGATGTTACACTTTTTAACAATACGATCATGGAAAATATCCGTATCGGCAGACAGGATGCGACGGATGAGGAAGTCATTGCCGCCGCAAAGTTAGCACATTGTGATGAGTTTGCAGAAAAACTGCCGGATGGATGGAAAACCATGATCGGTGAAAATGGTTCGGAACTTTCCGGTGGAGAACGTCAGAGAATCTCGATCGCAAGGGCATTTTTAAAGAATGCACCGGTTATTTTACTGGATGAGGCTACGGCATCACTGGATGTGGATAATGAAACGCTGATCCAGGAAGCATTATCAAGACTGATCCAGAATAAGACAGTACTTATCATCGCACACAGGATGCGTACAGTTGCAAATGCAGACAAGATCGTCGTGTTAAAAGACGGTGTAGTTGCAGAGGAAGGAACACCGGATGAGTTGTTCCAAAAACAGGGAATCTATCATCATATGGTAGAAACACAGATGCAGGCAGCAGGCTGGGTGCTGTAG
- a CDS encoding PD-(D/E)XK nuclease domain-containing protein yields MKAEEVEYRGMLLEPWYHLRITNLETYSMFSNMFKGWFDDSMSNYNEFIEALLKGNLKEMNIYMNDIALTTFSSFDTGNHPSKRAQPERFYHGFVLGLLVELRDSYDVRSNRESGYGRYDIMLVPHDRKKDAIVMEFKVHEADEEESLEDTVQSALKQIREKNYDAGLTAAGIQKEKIRHYGFAFEGKKVLIGK; encoded by the coding sequence ATGAAAGCAGAAGAGGTGGAATACCGAGGTATGCTGTTAGAGCCGTGGTATCATCTTCGTATCACGAATCTGGAAACTTACAGTATGTTTTCGAACATGTTTAAAGGATGGTTTGATGATTCCATGTCGAACTATAATGAGTTCATAGAGGCATTATTAAAAGGGAACTTAAAAGAGATGAATATTTATATGAATGATATTGCACTCACAACTTTCAGCAGTTTTGATACCGGAAATCATCCATCGAAAAGAGCACAGCCAGAGCGTTTTTATCATGGATTTGTACTGGGACTTTTGGTGGAACTGCGGGATTCCTATGATGTGCGGTCAAACAGGGAAAGCGGTTACGGCAGATATGATATCATGCTGGTTCCTCATGACCGGAAAAAAGATGCGATCGTAATGGAATTTAAAGTCCATGAGGCAGATGAAGAAGAATCATTAGAAGATACGGTGCAGTCCGCTTTAAAACAGATCAGGGAAAAAAATTATGACGCCGGACTGACTGCAGCAGGAATCCAAAAAGAAAAGATCAGACACTACGGATTTGCTTTTGAGGGAAAGAAAGTATTGATCGGAAAATAA
- a CDS encoding ECF transporter S component — MKITTKQITTTAVLLAICIVSQFFKNTSVYITGPIINACLIIAALGAGMACGIILSVITPVTSFLITGSPVMSAIPAIIPCVMIGNMILVVAVSLLAKKIKGNAGLIAGMAAGSIAKALFMGIVIALILIPSLLPEAMVPKMAVFQTTFSVTQLITAAIGSVFAFIIWIPLKKVIAGQN; from the coding sequence ATGAAAATCACAACGAAACAAATTACAACAACAGCAGTCTTACTGGCGATTTGTATCGTGAGCCAGTTCTTTAAAAACACAAGCGTCTATATCACGGGACCGATCATTAATGCATGTCTTATCATTGCCGCATTAGGTGCAGGAATGGCATGCGGGATCATTCTCTCAGTGATCACGCCGGTTACTTCATTTCTGATCACGGGAAGTCCTGTCATGTCAGCAATTCCGGCGATCATCCCATGTGTTATGATCGGAAATATGATTCTCGTGGTTGCCGTCAGTCTGCTTGCAAAGAAGATCAAGGGCAATGCAGGACTGATCGCAGGTATGGCAGCAGGCAGTATCGCAAAAGCATTATTTATGGGAATCGTGATCGCATTGATCTTAATCCCTTCCTTGCTCCCGGAAGCAATGGTACCTAAAATGGCAGTATTCCAGACAACATTTTCCGTGACGCAGCTTATCACAGCAGCAATCGGAAGCGTATTCGCATTTATCATCTGGATTCCTTTAAAAAAAGTAATCGCAGGGCAGAACTAA
- a CDS encoding glycoside hydrolase family 3 C-terminal domain-containing protein: MLAINMDDVINVLNSCKPYLIALGIALALAIIVTVACMKLKKPVKKLVRKEAWIAFLMAAVVIINLICFIPMSSMISLAMGNGTITEETSNEATALCEDIADEGIVLLKNEDNILPLTNTQNINVFGWASTNPCYGGTGSGALSDAYETTTLLGGLEDAGYKINTELTDFYKAYREDRPEVGMWAQDWTLPEPTADSYSDELINNAKEFSDTAMVVITRVGGEGADLPTDVSKVTYTDNSENYKDFEAGEHYLQLSQTEKDMLDLVCANFDNVVVVYNGANTMELGFLNDYKQIKGAIWCPGTGQSGFESLGAVVAGTVNPSGKTSDTFVYDLTATPTYNNFGNFLYDNMDEFAATSKNFGTGEEEATIPSFVNYVEGIYVGYRFYETAAVEGLIDYDKTVQFPFGYGLSYTDFEQKMGDVTVADGKVSFDVTVTNNGTAAGKDVVEVYYNPPYTNGGIEKASANLIDFAKTDVLQPGESQTINVSFSEEDMASYDTYGNGCYVLEAGDYEISINSDSHNTIASQTVSVADTVVYDENNARSTDDVAATNQFAYAQGDVTYLSRADGFANYAKATAAPSNFTLAEDEKAEFLNNSNYDPNNYNNDSDEMPTTGAKNGMTLADMRGLSYDDEKWDTLLDQLTVSDMDTMIALGGYQTSAAASVGKVMTVDCDGPASINNNFTGTGSIGFPSAVMIANTWNKDLALSFGESIGKMADEMEVSGWYAPAMNTHRNAFAGRNFEYYSEDGVLSGKMAANAVIGAEKYGVYAYIKHFALNDQETNRTGMLCTWSNEQAIREIYLKPFEIAVKEGGAKAVMSSFNYIGTQWAGGTYPLQTTVLRDEWGFRGFVLTDYFGVYGYMDSDMGIRGGTDCMLVAYDTETNHVTDTTSATGVKAMRQASKNIMYTVVNSRAYDPENLKTGLMNWQIIAIVIDIILGVLVIFLEVLTIKKYKKDAAEEPVKTVTETSAE; the protein is encoded by the coding sequence ATGTTAGCAATTAACATGGATGACGTGATCAACGTTCTCAATTCCTGTAAGCCATACCTGATTGCGCTGGGTATTGCATTAGCGCTCGCAATTATTGTAACTGTGGCATGCATGAAATTGAAGAAACCGGTAAAGAAACTGGTGAGAAAGGAAGCATGGATTGCATTCCTTATGGCAGCAGTTGTGATTATCAATCTGATCTGCTTTATCCCGATGTCAAGTATGATCTCACTTGCAATGGGAAATGGTACGATCACAGAGGAGACCTCAAATGAGGCAACAGCACTCTGTGAGGATATCGCGGACGAAGGTATTGTATTATTGAAAAATGAGGACAATATCCTTCCACTTACAAATACACAGAATATCAACGTGTTTGGATGGGCATCTACCAATCCTTGCTACGGTGGTACAGGATCAGGAGCATTATCCGACGCATATGAGACAACAACACTTCTTGGTGGTCTTGAGGATGCCGGATACAAGATCAATACAGAACTGACCGATTTCTACAAAGCGTACCGTGAGGACAGACCGGAAGTTGGTATGTGGGCGCAGGACTGGACATTGCCGGAGCCTACAGCAGATTCTTACAGCGATGAGCTGATCAACAATGCAAAAGAGTTTTCGGATACAGCAATGGTAGTAATTACCCGTGTTGGTGGTGAGGGAGCAGACCTTCCAACTGATGTAAGCAAAGTAACTTACACAGATAACTCTGAAAATTACAAAGATTTTGAAGCTGGTGAACATTATTTACAGTTAAGCCAGACAGAAAAAGATATGTTAGACCTTGTTTGTGCCAACTTTGACAATGTCGTTGTTGTATATAACGGTGCAAACACCATGGAACTTGGATTCTTAAATGATTATAAACAGATCAAGGGTGCAATCTGGTGTCCTGGAACAGGTCAGTCCGGATTTGAGTCTCTTGGCGCAGTCGTAGCCGGTACGGTAAATCCATCCGGAAAAACCAGCGATACATTTGTATATGATCTGACAGCAACACCGACTTATAACAACTTTGGAAACTTCCTGTATGACAATATGGATGAGTTTGCCGCTACATCCAAAAACTTCGGAACAGGCGAAGAAGAAGCAACAATTCCATCTTTTGTCAACTATGTAGAAGGCATTTATGTTGGCTATCGTTTCTATGAGACAGCAGCAGTGGAAGGACTCATTGATTATGATAAGACGGTTCAGTTCCCATTTGGATATGGACTTTCTTATACAGATTTTGAACAGAAGATGGGAGATGTTACCGTAGCAGACGGTAAAGTATCCTTTGACGTTACCGTAACAAACAACGGAACTGCCGCAGGAAAAGATGTGGTAGAGGTATATTACAATCCGCCATATACAAACGGTGGAATTGAAAAAGCATCTGCAAATCTGATCGATTTTGCAAAAACAGATGTGTTACAGCCGGGTGAATCCCAGACAATCAATGTAAGTTTCTCAGAAGAAGATATGGCTTCTTATGATACATATGGCAATGGATGCTATGTATTAGAGGCTGGTGACTATGAGATTTCTATCAACTCTGATTCACACAATACGATCGCATCACAGACCGTAAGTGTTGCAGATACCGTTGTATATGATGAGAATAATGCACGTTCTACCGATGATGTAGCTGCAACAAATCAGTTTGCATATGCACAAGGAGATGTAACATATCTTTCAAGAGCAGATGGATTTGCAAACTATGCAAAAGCAACAGCAGCTCCTTCAAACTTTACATTAGCAGAGGATGAGAAAGCTGAGTTCTTAAATAACAGCAATTATGATCCAAACAATTACAACAATGATTCTGATGAAATGCCGACAACAGGCGCGAAAAACGGAATGACACTTGCTGATATGCGTGGTCTTTCCTATGATGATGAAAAATGGGATACACTGCTTGACCAGCTGACAGTTTCCGATATGGATACAATGATCGCTCTTGGCGGATATCAGACATCTGCAGCTGCAAGTGTTGGAAAAGTTATGACCGTTGACTGTGACGGACCTGCATCCATCAATAACAACTTTACAGGAACAGGCTCCATTGGATTCCCGTCCGCAGTTATGATCGCAAATACCTGGAACAAAGACCTTGCACTTTCCTTCGGTGAGAGCATTGGTAAGATGGCAGACGAAATGGAAGTATCCGGATGGTATGCACCAGCGATGAACACACACAGAAATGCATTTGCAGGACGTAACTTCGAGTATTATTCGGAAGATGGAGTTCTCTCAGGAAAAATGGCTGCAAACGCAGTGATCGGTGCTGAAAAATATGGTGTTTATGCATATATCAAACATTTTGCATTAAACGATCAGGAAACAAACCGTACCGGAATGCTCTGTACATGGTCAAATGAGCAGGCAATCCGTGAAATTTACTTAAAACCTTTTGAAATCGCTGTAAAAGAAGGTGGAGCAAAAGCAGTAATGTCTTCCTTCAATTATATCGGTACACAGTGGGCAGGCGGAACATATCCGTTACAGACAACTGTCCTTCGTGATGAGTGGGGATTCCGTGGATTTGTATTAACTGACTACTTTGGTGTTTACGGATACATGGATTCTGATATGGGTATCCGCGGTGGTACAGACTGTATGTTAGTTGCATATGATACAGAGACAAACCATGTGACAGATACTACAAGCGCAACAGGTGTGAAAGCAATGCGTCAGGCATCCAAAAATATTATGTACACTGTTGTAAACAGCCGTGCATATGATCCTGAGAACTTAAAGACAGGTCTGATGAACTGGCAGATCATTGCAATCGTGATCGATATCATTCTTGGAGTACTGGTTATTTTCTTAGAAGTTCTTACCATCAAAAAATATAAAAAAGATGCCGCAGAAGAACCGGTAAAGACAGTAACTGAAACATCAGCAGAATAA